In Chloroflexota bacterium, a single window of DNA contains:
- a CDS encoding CoB--CoM heterodisulfide reductase iron-sulfur subunit A family protein, with amino-acid sequence MEPRIGVFICDCGGSIKNIDFSQAREKAAKIPDVAFVELSSDLCLKEGEQKMSSSLKAKNIDRVVIAACSPESKKHVFQKALESAGLNGHLLSMVNIREQCSWAHEGDITEKALQMVRMGVNKARSLKPIEKEEISVNKDVLVVGGGFSGMSSAIQLSRLGLRTILLERESALGGKNRDLEDLYGLKTSSLIKEIEGNKDIEVLTSSEVVKVEGKVGDFTVRIRRGTEERSRVFGGIVFATGYETGGDSQLKPGAQITSPNGLAYMLQASNLGGKPRIIGFVFDSSDENSRLASVATLNSALTAKQKWDSEVYVFCKNVKVDGEGLESLYREARECGVVFVKFEEKPKISAQDGRVKIEAKDVLVGEGTALECDLLIAEENFLPSQGTETLSSLLNVRTDSRGFYQEENVHLYPVSSERKGIFFVGDCRGDSAPGRVLTDVSSAVTSLYELLGPGKIVVERDKVKVDPQKCRTCLTCLRACPHSAVGLTRVENGREVAEIWDLACDACGICTALCPAKAIEFEGYSDQQILAQIEAIGVS; translated from the coding sequence ATGGAACCAAGAATAGGAGTGTTTATCTGTGATTGTGGGGGAAGTATAAAGAACATTGACTTCTCCCAGGCTAGGGAAAAGGCGGCTAAAATCCCAGATGTTGCCTTTGTTGAGTTGAGCTCTGATCTCTGTCTCAAGGAGGGGGAACAGAAGATGTCTTCCTCCCTCAAAGCCAAGAACATAGACAGGGTAGTTATTGCTGCCTGCTCCCCTGAGTCCAAGAAACATGTTTTCCAGAAAGCGTTGGAAAGCGCCGGGCTAAATGGTCACCTTCTTTCGATGGTCAATATTAGAGAGCAGTGCTCATGGGCTCATGAAGGAGACATCACTGAGAAGGCTCTGCAAATGGTACGGATGGGGGTGAATAAAGCCCGATCGCTTAAGCCAATAGAGAAAGAAGAGATCAGCGTAAACAAGGACGTTCTGGTAGTGGGTGGAGGATTCTCCGGAATGAGCTCGGCTATCCAGCTTTCCAGGCTCGGCCTGCGGACTATTTTGCTGGAAAGGGAATCGGCTTTAGGTGGTAAGAATAGGGATCTTGAGGACCTCTATGGCCTCAAGACAAGCTCGTTGATAAAGGAGATAGAAGGGAATAAGGATATCGAGGTTCTTACCTCTTCTGAGGTGGTAAAGGTGGAAGGGAAGGTGGGTGATTTCACGGTAAGGATCAGGAGAGGAACGGAGGAGCGTTCTCGGGTTTTTGGAGGCATAGTATTCGCCACCGGATATGAGACGGGAGGGGACTCTCAGCTCAAGCCAGGTGCCCAAATCACCTCGCCAAACGGGCTGGCCTACATGCTTCAGGCCTCAAATCTGGGAGGGAAGCCCAGGATCATAGGTTTTGTGTTCGATTCCTCTGACGAGAATTCCCGTCTGGCTTCAGTGGCTACCTTAAATAGTGCTTTGACGGCTAAACAAAAGTGGGATAGTGAAGTCTATGTCTTCTGTAAGAATGTCAAGGTGGATGGCGAAGGGCTAGAAAGCCTGTATCGTGAGGCGAGGGAATGTGGGGTGGTGTTTGTCAAGTTTGAGGAGAAGCCCAAGATCTCGGCGCAGGATGGTCGAGTGAAGATCGAAGCTAAGGATGTTTTGGTGGGAGAGGGTACCGCACTGGAGTGTGATCTCCTGATAGCAGAGGAGAACTTTTTGCCCAGCCAGGGGACTGAGACTCTGAGTTCTCTCCTGAATGTAAGAACGGACTCCCGAGGATTTTACCAGGAGGAAAATGTTCACCTCTATCCGGTGTCCTCGGAGAGGAAAGGGATATTCTTCGTTGGAGACTGCCGCGGTGATTCAGCACCTGGCCGAGTGTTGACGGATGTCTCCAGCGCTGTCACCAGTCTCTACGAATTGCTGGGGCCTGGGAAGATCGTGGTGGAGCGAGACAAGGTGAAGGTTGACCCTCAAAAATGCCGAACGTGTCTTACCTGCCTTCGTGCCTGCCCGCACAGCGCAGTGGGACTTACTCGAGTAGAAAATGGAAGGGAGGTGGCTGAGATCTGGGATCTCGCCTGCGATGCATGTGGAATTTGCACTGCCCTTTGTCCGGCTAAGGCGATCGAATTTGAGGGCTACAGTGACCAGCAAATCCTGGCCCAAATTGAAGCGATAGGAGTGTCATGA
- a CDS encoding 5,10-methylenetetrahydrofolate reductase: MAKPFRETLKTKDFIVTAEAAPVKGSNMSKPIENIELLKDKVDALNVTDNQSSVMRYPSLGTCLLVKERGGEAVLQITCRDRNRLAIQADLLFAWSRGIGNVLCLTGDSIDVGDHKEAKPVFDLDSVQLIHLVHTLNSGKDMAGNNLDGGADFCIGTTATPSADPLEPQLVKVAKKLEAGVNFIQTQAVYEPDELKRFMEFVRKKDAKVKVLAGIVPVIGAKMAEYMNENVPGISVPQSIIDELAQAPKGKGVSTGIEIAARMIRQVKEERICDGVHIMFIGREEKVPEILTSAGLL; encoded by the coding sequence ATGGCGAAACCTTTCAGAGAGACTCTCAAGACGAAGGACTTCATCGTAACCGCTGAGGCAGCTCCGGTAAAAGGCTCTAATATGTCGAAACCGATCGAGAATATTGAGCTTCTGAAGGACAAGGTGGATGCGCTGAATGTGACTGATAATCAGAGTTCGGTGATGCGCTATCCATCTCTCGGAACCTGCCTTCTGGTCAAGGAACGTGGTGGTGAGGCTGTGCTCCAGATAACTTGTCGGGATCGTAACCGCCTGGCGATACAAGCTGACCTGCTTTTCGCCTGGTCTCGAGGGATAGGCAATGTTCTTTGCCTTACTGGCGACTCCATAGATGTGGGCGATCACAAGGAAGCGAAGCCTGTGTTCGATCTAGATTCGGTGCAGCTTATACACCTCGTCCACACCTTGAATTCCGGGAAGGATATGGCTGGGAATAATCTCGACGGAGGCGCTGACTTCTGTATTGGTACAACGGCGACCCCTTCGGCAGACCCACTTGAGCCTCAGCTTGTCAAAGTAGCGAAGAAGCTCGAGGCAGGGGTGAACTTCATTCAAACGCAGGCAGTTTATGAACCGGATGAGCTCAAGAGGTTTATGGAATTCGTCCGTAAGAAGGACGCGAAGGTGAAGGTGCTTGCTGGGATAGTGCCCGTTATTGGTGCGAAGATGGCTGAGTACATGAACGAGAATGTTCCAGGCATTTCGGTACCTCAGTCTATAATCGACGAACTCGCTCAAGCGCCGAAAGGGAAAGGCGTCTCCACAGGAATAGAGATAGCCGCTAGGATGATAAGGCAAGTGAAAGAAGAGAGGATATGCGATGGGGTGCATATCATGTTCATCGGGCGTGAGGAGAAAGTTCCTGAGATTCTGACTTCTGC
- a CDS encoding hydrogenase iron-sulfur subunit produces MSREIMAFCCEHSAYSAADLAGRLALHCPENLRVIPVPCAGRVDTLHILKAFENGAAAVLVLGCEEGACHHLTGNTRAKERAKHAEVLLKEIGGNGRYVAMSNLSPNAPHKFVTIVDEMNERIKKSGEVR; encoded by the coding sequence ATGAGCAGGGAAATTATGGCCTTTTGCTGTGAACATTCTGCCTATTCTGCCGCAGACTTGGCAGGAAGGCTGGCTCTTCATTGTCCAGAGAACCTGCGGGTAATCCCCGTCCCATGCGCCGGTCGGGTGGATACCCTTCATATCCTGAAGGCCTTCGAAAACGGCGCCGCCGCCGTGCTGGTGCTGGGGTGTGAAGAGGGGGCTTGTCATCATCTCACCGGGAATACGAGAGCAAAAGAACGGGCAAAACATGCTGAAGTTCTCCTGAAAGAAATTGGGGGAAATGGCAGATATGTGGCAATGTCCAATCTTAGTCCTAATGCGCCTCACAAATTTGTCACGATAGTAGATGAGATGAACGAGAGAATAAAGAAGTCCGGAGAGGTAAGATGA